The DNA region GATTACCAACACAGAGAATCATTATGTCTGATTTTCTGAACAACAAAATGGTTGTGGGTGGCCTAGCCGCCTGTGCAGTGGGTGTGCTTGGCATTGGTCTGTTTTACACCCTGCGTCGCAAAAGTCGAAAATATATGCCAGTTGGAGTGGTCTCGTGCATTTATGTGCATCCAATCAAGTCGTGCAGAGGGCTCGAGGTGTCTGAAGCGGAATGTGCTGCCCTTGGGATCAGAACTGATGGTGTAACAGACAGGTCAGTGGATTCCACCTGTTTGAGTTATGGTACCAGTGAAATGAGCTGTACCTGTACTGTTAACTATATATTGCAGTTGTTTCTTAATGATTACTGCAATGAAGTTGGTACATTAAAGGCTTTGTTCAATCATTGTgtaaaaatacatgtttatattcCATGATCCATACAACTTCAGTGATGCAactttgtgatttttgtttttcagtatgAATATATTCAACCTGTTTATCTCTCAGCAATTCTCTTTCTTATTGATACGCAATGTAGAATTAACTTTTTCAGAGCAACATGGGATGTATGAATTTTGGACATTGTATATATAACAATATGAAAGATTCTCAATCAAACTTTAAGTAAGTGCAATTTACTTTGTGCAAATTGGAGTTGACTATCATCACAGTGATATATCTCTGATATCAATTCTGAATCTGCTTTTGTTTTCTCTGACTGAGAAGAAATATACCATTTGTTTGATATGGTGAATCAGCCAAATGTGTGTGAACCAGGTCCAGAAAAAAGATGTAAAGTAGTGTAACTATAAGCTTAAGAAAAGGAATAATATGCAATTTTGAAATGTAGAGATTTAGGATGATCGGCACTTGTAATCTTGTGTACATTCATTATCAAATGTCAGTTGCTAAATTTGTTGATAAGTTTTTGATGCATTAATTGATGCTAcagttctgtgtgtgtgtgtgtttttttttttactccatcCCACTGATTGTgatttcacagaattttgaaggtatactgtaaaagtggaaattttcgcggtgttgaaattttcgcctATTTCGCACAagcagaaactagcgcgaaaataaaagcatgcaaatatttttgcttgccatatgttccagtagttgatgtcttgattccgtggaattgaaaacacgcgaaactcttcttaccagactgagcgcgaaaaattagtcacgcgaaaatatccacttttacagtagatgatGATAACGTTGTTATGTTTATGATATAAAAGACATATGATTGACATTTGATATTACAACTGTGGCCCTGTAATTCAGAGCTCAGCAGTTAATTGCTTTTCATCATTGCATAATCTGAACTAAAAAGGGAGGAAATTGTCACAGATGAGTATCTTAAGGGATTGGTTTGCTGAGTTAATATGGTCCACTTTACAATCtgtgcttcaaaaaaaaaatgacaacaacgAAAAACAGGAGGTAAGATTGCATCTGGGTGTTGGGTACGAATATGTGCACATTAGTATTAACTGCCATTTGTAACCCATAGACAGTAAGATTAGCCTGTAAAATTCTAGACATTGAAGTGGAGATGTTTGCCACCAAATGAGCACCCAGCACTATATATTGTCACAAGGCTTTATACAGATTGTCCAATCACAATGGGCTATTGTAAGGGTATCCCTTGTGTAATCAATGAGTGGTGGCCAAAGTCCTGTACCTTGTATTAATTATAGCCGTTGTGATGGTGGAATATACAAGCCCTATGCAGCCGTACATTTTTATTGCCCTACTGAAGGAAGCAAGCTTCTCTTTTCTGTTGGTTCATTACTAGTTGCTCCATGTTTGACACAATTTTTACCACAATTTAGCAAGATGTCTTGTTGCCATCAGATTTAATTTGTGTAATAGTTACATGTTGTACCTGTAATgtaggactgaaaaaaaaattatttttatgtTTCTCTTATATTCTACTTTCTGTTCTCCCAGAATAATTTTCTGAAGAGATCttgtaccttaaaaaaaaaggggggggggggagaaaaaaaaggagtgttCAAGTAAACTTGCCTCAAGGTAAAATGTACCATTTATTATTCCAACCATGTGTACAGCATGTACTTCCATGATTTCTCAAATAGATGCTTTGACACAACTTCATCACTTACATTGGAGATATCTCATTGTTCTCTTTTGATGGATATATATTGTtatactcttcttttttttatggatATATATTGTTATACTCCATTTTATGGCTGaataattcatttttactctcTGATCTAGAAAAGTAGATTTAAGTATGCTGTATCTATATTGTAAGCACAACTGAGCACATTAATACTAGGTTTCATGACTCAGTTTGGTGAAATCAAATAGTTATTGTTACAAAACACTGTATTGTATGCAATGAATAGATAGACTTCTGATTTTACACTGTCGTCTCCGTGCAGACAGGCTGGTCTTAATCACAAGACTGCCTCTGTCATTTTGTCACTTGTTGAATGCAGGTCATTCCTCATCGTCAGTGAGAGTGGAACCTTCATAACCCAGAGACAGCACCCGTCCATTGCACTCATTTGCCCCTCAGTGTCAGAAGACAAGAAAGCTCTGGTGATCAACGCGCCGGGGATGCCCACAATCAGGGTTTCTCTTGTCAACAAATTGGGGTCCATCGTTGATGTCAGGTGTGAACAGGTCAACGATTGTAAATGCCAAAAATCACAAATGCATGAAGGAGATTCCAGATGGTAGTGTCGCAGGAACACAGACTGAGACATGATTTATTTTGCATGCTGTCATTTATCAATTGCAATAAAGTTTTCCAATTTCGATAGTTTGATACAATTCAACAATTCGTCTGTTTagaatgagaagggctttaagttgtcttgaacactatgggtttagtgacaacttaacgcccttatcattctcaaccgacgaattTATGTAGTAGTCATGCAAAATGTCCAATGTGTACCACAATGTTCCTGTTTTCAATGTGTTTGATGAAAACTTTAGTAAGGCTAAAGTTTACTGATTGTAACTGGTGGACCCAGTTGTCATGCCACAAAATGAACTCTGCCATTCACAAGTAGTTCCTTGCAAGTTTTTATTCAAACCGATTTATACGGCatagtaatatttttttttaacttcagaAGGCCCGTCTTTGTAATTTGCTAGTCAGAATGTCCCTCTCTGCTTTCTTATCCATGATGTACATCCGTTGGCAGGCTGTCTCTGCCATACAGCATAGCTGTTTAGAAACTAAAGATTGATTACATAATCCTTTTAGTCCTAGTCTTTGATGGAGGCTTGCAGGTGGAACTAGGGCATTTGTCCATGTGAATGAGTTGTCAAACTTTCACCACATTCAAGCCCTTGAGGGGAGGGGTCAATTGCATGGAATGGCTTGGCAAGTTACATACTAGGTGTAATGACTTGTGAATTGATGTTCAGATACAAGTCAGCATGTTATGTCTCAAGGCCTTTCTTGTTGATTTGCATTATATCTTACCACCTGAATTTTCACTTATGTTGCACATTAGCATATTAATTACTTCCTAAATACTCTTGCCGGAGATTTTCAAATTCAGTGCAAAATCCTTATTACCATAGTCAGCAACAAACCAGCACCATGCTTGTTATGTGAGCACTGTGTGCTTTAATTTCCCATCCCCTCTTAAAGGGGCagtccagacgattttcataatttcacatcatgtcattccatgaatttgaatgtagttcataaatcaacaactccatgtatagatttctggaatttattgtggtccttgagcagagaaatcaatactctaaaaaatcttttacaattaaaaattacactgaacagtgttgatgacataggatcGCCTCACATACTCttgtatttcagaaatgtagaagtgtaattccattacaataccgcttgcttaacaagttcatcTGTGTAGAATCAATGCATGccctcttcttttgttctgcttccttgagaagcccctcatgcattcttatggtgaggctgccatgtcatcatccttgttcattgcaatttgctttaaaatttgaaaacatttttattccacatcccagtcactataaattctgaaactctgtactcagtatatcTGATTTATAGCTGCTCAAATgtaaaattctgaaaatcatctggagatCTCCTTTAATGTCCTCCTCAAACTGTCAATGAATTGGTATTATGTTGATCCCTATTGTATCTTAATAGCCTTTGTGTGGGACTAATGTGGTATGTCTCCACCTGAATGGATTGCTAAACCAACAATAAACTCAAGCATGTGGGGGCGTTAACTGAAGCCAATAAACTGGCTCAGCATGTTTACacagcaatatatatatatccaaggACACTTAAAGGGGTTATACTACAAGTCGGCAGGATGCTGGAATGATAGAGACCTCTCTTGGTGGATTGCATTAGAAAAGGGAGACTGCCATGAAGGATAGGGCTGAGAGTAAATGGCTTCTTATCTCTTTGGCTGCACTTCAGGGTGTGGAAATTGGACCTGAAAGGCGAGGACTGTGGGGATGAGGTGGGTCAGTGGCTGGACCAGTACCTGGGCACCACAGGCTACCGTCTGCTGCGACACCAGGACAAACTCGGTGGGAAGTTCATTCAAAATGACCCAAAGTGGGGCATTAAagcaaagagaaatgaaaaggtGAGATTTATGTCTGTTGCCATGGCTGACTCATGTTTAGATTTCGCCTTTTGTTTTAAGGTTTGTGAGTTCAAGAAGAGTTTTCAGAATGAGGTGAATTGCTTCATAGTGAAATCAGTAAAATAAaagtaatacaaatgaatatatctGCAAAGTCATACTTGTTATcgtggtaataataatgatcattgtcatcatgaGTATTAGTTAATTTGGGCAAATCAAAGTaatgataaaaggaaaaaatgtgaTTGTTCTCTTACAGTATGTGTATTGATggaagagtttgaatgcaaattAAGCACATAGATGCCATTTTCGATATGTTTAAGAAAGGTTATCATCAGAAAGCTATAAGTTAAATCTTGATGATACTACACTTGTTACATAATAAATATTTGTAAAGATATTATTTAGGTTGtcatactgtaaagcaagatattttcattgcatgaaatttttttacGAATTTGAGCCAATGGCccttttgcagcatgaaattttcgcatatTGTCATTGGCATTCAattcatacagtgtagacaagaactttcacatgcattttgattgtgcaaatcttggctcccatgaaatttgcattttaaaaatgcatgtgaacatttttggttttacagtatatattctctctattttctttgttttttagcagcttcAATCTCAAAAATCTGAAGTTAATAAGAATGGACATATCAGTTTTTGCTTTTAAAGTGTTTGAAGACACTTAGaaatgaactttttttctgtcctttttGTTATGTATACATAATCTGTGAATGTCAACTTGACCCAAAGAATGCAATTTCTCACAGAATGGTgaatttgtttgtgtatttgagAGTTTGCAGGAGTGACTGTACAATCTAGACACCCTTTCAGAATATATAccatgaaatgacaatgattgACAAGGAATCTGTAAATGTTGATGCAGGCTGTGTACCAGGATTGTGCCCAAATCAACATCTTGGGAGAGGCTTCCCTGACTGATCTGAACTCGCGCCTGGAAAAGCCTGTAGACATGAGGAACTTCAGACCAAATATCGTCGTGGAAGGGACATCTGCCTTCACTGAGGTGAGCTAGGGATCACCCTCAGGTCATACACGCTTGCATAATATAGCAACTAGATTGTTCAGCAGTGCAGTGCAgctttaatcattttttttttctctgtcaaaAGTTTCATTATCAGACTGGCAGTCTGTCGGCCAATGAAAATTCTTGTGTAGATTCTTGCCTCATGTTATAGTATCttgtcaaatttttgacataCGTtcttttacaatgtatgtcagtCATCTGCCCAAAAGCTCCAAAGTCCTGAAAttaaggatttaaaaaaaatctttttctctAGACTCAGAAGTATTAGAGTGAACTCAGTGTTATGAGTAAGTGTGTTGGTGACTGTAGttttaagtttgttcatggAAGATCCAAGGGTACCCCTCGTGGCCTGGGCTGGGGAAACCAAAGTAGCAGccagttttcacttttttttcttttttttttatcaatcaatcatagtttatttccaatcaacgaaaatccaaaaaagaaaaaaaaaaaacatagtacaaagtatacatgtgatgaaatattgttcaaacgtttgcaaaagattcatgtaatatataattatacgagacaagttatagaacaacatataacatgtacaatatttaggaaaacactgtataaatacttcgtgggagagcggaaaatgaattcgattatggaaaatagtgatccactaaaaagcatagcttgtcggacgtggatcgctagacaaataatgagtaaattatatactattctataacaatatacatgtaattattttgagatacaccggttgggaaaaaaatatagaataccaatgctagtgcccggacactgctcactgaaccacgtgtaccgggaaaatatgacaaggacaacacgttCGTACACACATTCGATTACCCACACGTATACActgtaagacgcgagacagtaccgagaggagagaagacggtaacaatacaagtctacgaggaacaaaagacaggaaaggaagaggagagaagaaagaagagaagtctgcacacagaacacgccaagtgctgcgacatcaggacaggtgaaggctcaagcatgaatcaaaacaatttaaattatctaagattataggtagaaagtaaatattttctgagtttgtatttaaatgtaacaaatttgggggaatcttttaaactattatctaagttattccaaagtctgggtccggtataaagaaatgtattttgggcatgtgcggttctcattagtggaagatgaaattcgtcggatcgtcgcgtgggatagttatgaacatgactatttcgatgaaatgaatcatggaatattttaggtaaaaagttactgttgtaattaaacataaactggccaagttgaaacacatacaaatcatttacttttaatattttatggtcagaaaacaaagcatctgtatgttctcgggtatgtaaattaaaaacaattctaagcgctttcttttgcagtaaaagaagtttatcaagtaacatctgatatgtattaccccaagcaagaatcccgtagtttaaataaggtagtatcaaactagaataaagagttaataatgcagatgaaggaagataatattttaatctattcattacgccaatgttacgtgatataattgtacatatgttatcaacatgattcctccatgaaagcttgttatcgacgcaaacaccaagaaatttaaaggaagaaacttcttctaagggagtagtatcaaatgttattttgcctgggaggctatctaaagaattactaaaaagcataacttttgttttttgaatatttaatgacaatttatttgcgtatatccattgtataacctttttcagttcttcattgactgttcttattaaaatgtttgggtcagggtgagaaaaaaaaaggttagagtcatccgcgaataatatgaatgatagtttctccgaggatctatgaaaatcattaatataaataatgaataacaatgggcctaataaactcccttgtggaacaccagatgcaattgttttactttgagagtcaaagccgttaacaaatacaaattgggatctttctgataggtaactcgtgaaccactccaaggcctttccacgtattccataatgagacagtttggcgagaagtattccgtggttaatcgtgtcaaaggccttggagaagtccaagaagatacctattgtgtgtgaatgtgtgtcgagtgcttgtgtgactttgtcgatgagggcaagtagtgcgtgtgttgtgctgtgattttccctgaatccaaattgaaagtttgagaatatctcgcaggttttaagaaaacgtactgtcctgatataaactattctttcaagaatcttagaaatagaagataatagagatatgggtctatagttattgacatcatccttctcccctttcttgtaaataggaattactttcgcaattttcatgctatttggcacatggccagttgtaagtgatgagttgataatgtgtactaagggatccactatttgaggaattatgttttttatcaaatagttGTCAATTCCGTCAtggccaggactttttccttctttcaaattagcaacaatctttattatttcttctttatatgttgggtcaaaaaatatagttttggagttaggtgtatctaagaaatcattaaaagatttactagaaagaggaatattttgagaaagattttttccaattgaagagaaaaagtcattgaaaatttccgccatgccagcgggagtgttgctggaggcattgccccaccgaatttcagaaatattagaTGAATTGTTAGATATATTCATAGCATTCTTTaatgttttccatgtgtttttaatatcatttttgtatttgcttATCTGATTCACATAGAACATTTTCTTCTGCGTACGTAATAATttggtgagtgtgtttttgtatgaaacatattttttcttatttttttcagtgggattacatctatatttataaaacaaattatttttcctgTTTATAGATCGTAATATAgactgggttatccacgggagtcttggaatttgct from Diadema setosum chromosome 1, eeDiaSeto1, whole genome shotgun sequence includes:
- the LOC140226393 gene encoding mitochondrial amidoxime reducing component 2-like, whose product is MSDFLNNKMVVGGLAACAVGVLGIGLFYTLRRKSRKYMPVGVVSCIYVHPIKSCRGLEVSEAECAALGIRTDGVTDRSFLIVSESGTFITQRQHPSIALICPSVSEDKKALVINAPGMPTIRVSLVNKLGSIVDVRVWKLDLKGEDCGDEVGQWLDQYLGTTGYRLLRHQDKLGGKFIQNDPKWGIKAKRNEKAVYQDCAQINILGEASLTDLNSRLEKPVDMRNFRPNIVVEGTSAFTEDEWKYVRIGKGVQLRTTHMCARCRQTTVNPDTGKFMENGDPLTTLKEFRMPSSEDPDKHRYGPSPLFGTNLAVESPGRIKLGDVVYASMD